One window of the Equus asinus isolate D_3611 breed Donkey chromosome 28, EquAss-T2T_v2, whole genome shotgun sequence genome contains the following:
- the CBFA2T3 gene encoding protein CBFA2T3 isoform X1 yields MSRASPELESGPLASTSCSAPRGPRKGGPVAADRKEKAAAMPDSPAEVKTQPRSTPPSMPPPPPATSQGAPRHPPFTPHTNREDGPVMSLPHGRFHGCLKWSMVCLLMNGSTHSPTAVNGTPSTPNGFSNGPATSSTASLSTQHLPPACGARQLSKLKRFLTTLQQFGNDISPEIGERVRTLVLGLVNSTLTIEEFHSKLQEATNFPLRPFVIPFLKANLPLLQRELLHCARLAKQTPAQYLAQHEQLLLDANASSPIDSSELLLEVNENGKRRTPDRTKENGSDRDPLHPDHLGKRPCTLSPAQRYSPSNGLPHPTPPPHYRLEDMAMAHHFRDSYRHPDPRELRERHRQLAVLGSRQEEVIDHRLTEREWAEEWKHLNNLLNCIMDMAEKTRRSLTVLRRCQEADREELNHWIRRYSDTEDTKKGPTPTTARPLNSSAGAEGSQLDMPREFLPRTLSGYMPEEIWRKAEEAVNEVKRQAMSELQKAVSDAERKAHELISTERAKMERALAEARRQASEDALTVVNQQEDSSESCWNCGRKASETCSGCNAARYCGSFCQHKDWEKHHHVCGQSLQGPAAVVADPVPGPPDATASLGSCLPTGATSPSEAGSAGPSRPGSPGPPGPLDPAPR; encoded by the exons TTGCAGCAGACAGGAAGGAGAAGGCCGCAGCGATGCCCGACTCCCCCGCCGAGGTGAAGACGCAGCCCCGGTCCACACCCCCCAGCatgccgcccccgccgcccgccaCATCCCAGGGGGCCCCACGGCACCCCCCCTTCACGCCCCACACAA ATCGAGAGGACGGACCTGTGATGTCTCTGCCCCACGGCCGTTTTCATGGCTGCTTAAAATGGTCTATGGTCTGTCTTT TGATGAACGGCAGCACACACTCACCGACGGCCGTCAACGGCACCCCGTCCACGCCCAACGGTTTCAGCAATGGCCCAGCCACCTCATCCACGGCCTCGCTGTCCACGCAGCACCTGCCCCCCGCCTGCGGGGCGCGGCAGCTGAGCAAGCTGAAGCGGTTCCTCACCACCCTGCAGCAGTTTGGCAACGACATCTCCCCGGAGATCGGGGAGCGCGTGCGCACGCTGGTGCTGGGGCTCGTG AACTCCACGCTGACCATTGAGGAGTTTCACTCCAAGCTCCAGGAGGCCACCAACTTCCCGCTGCGACCTTTTGTCATCCCCTTCCTGAAG GCAAACCTGCCGTTGCTGCAGCGGGAACTGCTGCACTGCGCCCGCCTGGCCAAGCAGACCCCTGCCCAGTACCTGGCCCAGCACGAGCAGCTCCTGCTGGATGCCAACGCCTCTTCCCCCATCGACTCCTCGGAGCTCCTGCTGGAGGTCAACGAGAACGGCAAGAGGAGGACCCCTGACAG GACCAAAGAGAACGGGTCAGACCGGGACCCGCTGCACCCCGACCACCTCGGCAAACGGCCGTGCACCCTGAGCCCTGCCCAGCGCTACAGCCCCAGCAACGGGCTGCCCCACCCCACGCCACCACCGCACTACCGCCTCGAGGACATGGCCATGGCCCACCACTTCCGTGACTCTTACCGCCACCCTGACCCCCGGGAGCTGCGGGAGCGCCATCGGCAGCTCG CGGTGCTCGGGTCCCGGCAGGAGGAGGTGATCGACCACAGGCTCACTGAGCGCGAGTGGGCCGAGGAATGGAAGCACCTCAACAAC CTCCTGAACTGCATCATGGACATGGCGGAGAAGACGCGGCGGTCGCTCACCGTGCTGCGCCGGTGCCAGGAGGCCGACCGCGAGGAGCTCAACCACTGGATCCGGCGCTACAGCGACACCGAGGACACCAAGAAGGGGCCCACACCCACCACCGCCCGGCCCCTCAACAGCTCTGCGGGTGCAGAGGGGTCTCAGCTAG ACATGCCCCGGGAGTTCCTGCCGAGGACCCTGTCCGGCTACATGCCCGAGGAGATCTGGAGGAAGGCTG AGGAGGCGGTGAACGAGGTGAAGAGGCAGGCGATGTCCGAGCTGCAGAAAGCTGTGTCGGACGCAGAGCGGAAGGCCCATGAGCTCATCAGCACAGAGCGCGCCAAGATGGAGCGGGCCCTGGCTGAGGCCCGGCGGCAGGCCTCAGAGGACGCCTTGACTGTCGTCAACCAGCAGGAGGACTCCAGCGAG AGCTGCTGGAACTGTGGCCGCAAGGCAAGCGAGACGTGCAGTGGCTGCAACGCGGCGCGCTACTGCGGCTCCTTCTGTCAGCACAAGGACTGGGAGAAGCACCACCACGTGTGCGGCCAGAGCCTGCAGGGCCCCGCAGCCGTGGTGGCCGACCCCGTGCCCGGACCGCCCGATGCCACCGCCAGCCTGGGCTCCTGCCTGCCCACGGGCGCCACCAGCCCCAGCGAGGCCGGCTCTGCAGGGCCCTCTCGCCCTGGCTCCCCCGGCCCGCCTGGCCCACTGGACCCTGCGCCCCGCTGA
- the CBFA2T3 gene encoding protein CBFA2T3 isoform X2 — MSRASPELESGPLASTSCSAPRGPRKGGPVAADRKEKAAAMPDSPAEVKTQPRSTPPSMPPPPPATSQGAPRHPPFTPHTMMNGSTHSPTAVNGTPSTPNGFSNGPATSSTASLSTQHLPPACGARQLSKLKRFLTTLQQFGNDISPEIGERVRTLVLGLVNSTLTIEEFHSKLQEATNFPLRPFVIPFLKANLPLLQRELLHCARLAKQTPAQYLAQHEQLLLDANASSPIDSSELLLEVNENGKRRTPDRTKENGSDRDPLHPDHLGKRPCTLSPAQRYSPSNGLPHPTPPPHYRLEDMAMAHHFRDSYRHPDPRELRERHRQLAVLGSRQEEVIDHRLTEREWAEEWKHLNNLLNCIMDMAEKTRRSLTVLRRCQEADREELNHWIRRYSDTEDTKKGPTPTTARPLNSSAGAEGSQLDMPREFLPRTLSGYMPEEIWRKAEEAVNEVKRQAMSELQKAVSDAERKAHELISTERAKMERALAEARRQASEDALTVVNQQEDSSESCWNCGRKASETCSGCNAARYCGSFCQHKDWEKHHHVCGQSLQGPAAVVADPVPGPPDATASLGSCLPTGATSPSEAGSAGPSRPGSPGPPGPLDPAPR; from the exons TTGCAGCAGACAGGAAGGAGAAGGCCGCAGCGATGCCCGACTCCCCCGCCGAGGTGAAGACGCAGCCCCGGTCCACACCCCCCAGCatgccgcccccgccgcccgccaCATCCCAGGGGGCCCCACGGCACCCCCCCTTCACGCCCCACACAA TGATGAACGGCAGCACACACTCACCGACGGCCGTCAACGGCACCCCGTCCACGCCCAACGGTTTCAGCAATGGCCCAGCCACCTCATCCACGGCCTCGCTGTCCACGCAGCACCTGCCCCCCGCCTGCGGGGCGCGGCAGCTGAGCAAGCTGAAGCGGTTCCTCACCACCCTGCAGCAGTTTGGCAACGACATCTCCCCGGAGATCGGGGAGCGCGTGCGCACGCTGGTGCTGGGGCTCGTG AACTCCACGCTGACCATTGAGGAGTTTCACTCCAAGCTCCAGGAGGCCACCAACTTCCCGCTGCGACCTTTTGTCATCCCCTTCCTGAAG GCAAACCTGCCGTTGCTGCAGCGGGAACTGCTGCACTGCGCCCGCCTGGCCAAGCAGACCCCTGCCCAGTACCTGGCCCAGCACGAGCAGCTCCTGCTGGATGCCAACGCCTCTTCCCCCATCGACTCCTCGGAGCTCCTGCTGGAGGTCAACGAGAACGGCAAGAGGAGGACCCCTGACAG GACCAAAGAGAACGGGTCAGACCGGGACCCGCTGCACCCCGACCACCTCGGCAAACGGCCGTGCACCCTGAGCCCTGCCCAGCGCTACAGCCCCAGCAACGGGCTGCCCCACCCCACGCCACCACCGCACTACCGCCTCGAGGACATGGCCATGGCCCACCACTTCCGTGACTCTTACCGCCACCCTGACCCCCGGGAGCTGCGGGAGCGCCATCGGCAGCTCG CGGTGCTCGGGTCCCGGCAGGAGGAGGTGATCGACCACAGGCTCACTGAGCGCGAGTGGGCCGAGGAATGGAAGCACCTCAACAAC CTCCTGAACTGCATCATGGACATGGCGGAGAAGACGCGGCGGTCGCTCACCGTGCTGCGCCGGTGCCAGGAGGCCGACCGCGAGGAGCTCAACCACTGGATCCGGCGCTACAGCGACACCGAGGACACCAAGAAGGGGCCCACACCCACCACCGCCCGGCCCCTCAACAGCTCTGCGGGTGCAGAGGGGTCTCAGCTAG ACATGCCCCGGGAGTTCCTGCCGAGGACCCTGTCCGGCTACATGCCCGAGGAGATCTGGAGGAAGGCTG AGGAGGCGGTGAACGAGGTGAAGAGGCAGGCGATGTCCGAGCTGCAGAAAGCTGTGTCGGACGCAGAGCGGAAGGCCCATGAGCTCATCAGCACAGAGCGCGCCAAGATGGAGCGGGCCCTGGCTGAGGCCCGGCGGCAGGCCTCAGAGGACGCCTTGACTGTCGTCAACCAGCAGGAGGACTCCAGCGAG AGCTGCTGGAACTGTGGCCGCAAGGCAAGCGAGACGTGCAGTGGCTGCAACGCGGCGCGCTACTGCGGCTCCTTCTGTCAGCACAAGGACTGGGAGAAGCACCACCACGTGTGCGGCCAGAGCCTGCAGGGCCCCGCAGCCGTGGTGGCCGACCCCGTGCCCGGACCGCCCGATGCCACCGCCAGCCTGGGCTCCTGCCTGCCCACGGGCGCCACCAGCCCCAGCGAGGCCGGCTCTGCAGGGCCCTCTCGCCCTGGCTCCCCCGGCCCGCCTGGCCCACTGGACCCTGCGCCCCGCTGA
- the CBFA2T3 gene encoding protein CBFA2T3 isoform X3 produces the protein MPDSPAEVKTQPRSTPPSMPPPPPATSQGAPRHPPFTPHTNREDGPVMSLPHGRFHGCLKWSMVCLLMNGSTHSPTAVNGTPSTPNGFSNGPATSSTASLSTQHLPPACGARQLSKLKRFLTTLQQFGNDISPEIGERVRTLVLGLVNSTLTIEEFHSKLQEATNFPLRPFVIPFLKANLPLLQRELLHCARLAKQTPAQYLAQHEQLLLDANASSPIDSSELLLEVNENGKRRTPDRTKENGSDRDPLHPDHLGKRPCTLSPAQRYSPSNGLPHPTPPPHYRLEDMAMAHHFRDSYRHPDPRELRERHRQLAVLGSRQEEVIDHRLTEREWAEEWKHLNNLLNCIMDMAEKTRRSLTVLRRCQEADREELNHWIRRYSDTEDTKKGPTPTTARPLNSSAGAEGSQLDMPREFLPRTLSGYMPEEIWRKAEEAVNEVKRQAMSELQKAVSDAERKAHELISTERAKMERALAEARRQASEDALTVVNQQEDSSESCWNCGRKASETCSGCNAARYCGSFCQHKDWEKHHHVCGQSLQGPAAVVADPVPGPPDATASLGSCLPTGATSPSEAGSAGPSRPGSPGPPGPLDPAPR, from the exons ATGCCCGACTCCCCCGCCGAGGTGAAGACGCAGCCCCGGTCCACACCCCCCAGCatgccgcccccgccgcccgccaCATCCCAGGGGGCCCCACGGCACCCCCCCTTCACGCCCCACACAA ATCGAGAGGACGGACCTGTGATGTCTCTGCCCCACGGCCGTTTTCATGGCTGCTTAAAATGGTCTATGGTCTGTCTTT TGATGAACGGCAGCACACACTCACCGACGGCCGTCAACGGCACCCCGTCCACGCCCAACGGTTTCAGCAATGGCCCAGCCACCTCATCCACGGCCTCGCTGTCCACGCAGCACCTGCCCCCCGCCTGCGGGGCGCGGCAGCTGAGCAAGCTGAAGCGGTTCCTCACCACCCTGCAGCAGTTTGGCAACGACATCTCCCCGGAGATCGGGGAGCGCGTGCGCACGCTGGTGCTGGGGCTCGTG AACTCCACGCTGACCATTGAGGAGTTTCACTCCAAGCTCCAGGAGGCCACCAACTTCCCGCTGCGACCTTTTGTCATCCCCTTCCTGAAG GCAAACCTGCCGTTGCTGCAGCGGGAACTGCTGCACTGCGCCCGCCTGGCCAAGCAGACCCCTGCCCAGTACCTGGCCCAGCACGAGCAGCTCCTGCTGGATGCCAACGCCTCTTCCCCCATCGACTCCTCGGAGCTCCTGCTGGAGGTCAACGAGAACGGCAAGAGGAGGACCCCTGACAG GACCAAAGAGAACGGGTCAGACCGGGACCCGCTGCACCCCGACCACCTCGGCAAACGGCCGTGCACCCTGAGCCCTGCCCAGCGCTACAGCCCCAGCAACGGGCTGCCCCACCCCACGCCACCACCGCACTACCGCCTCGAGGACATGGCCATGGCCCACCACTTCCGTGACTCTTACCGCCACCCTGACCCCCGGGAGCTGCGGGAGCGCCATCGGCAGCTCG CGGTGCTCGGGTCCCGGCAGGAGGAGGTGATCGACCACAGGCTCACTGAGCGCGAGTGGGCCGAGGAATGGAAGCACCTCAACAAC CTCCTGAACTGCATCATGGACATGGCGGAGAAGACGCGGCGGTCGCTCACCGTGCTGCGCCGGTGCCAGGAGGCCGACCGCGAGGAGCTCAACCACTGGATCCGGCGCTACAGCGACACCGAGGACACCAAGAAGGGGCCCACACCCACCACCGCCCGGCCCCTCAACAGCTCTGCGGGTGCAGAGGGGTCTCAGCTAG ACATGCCCCGGGAGTTCCTGCCGAGGACCCTGTCCGGCTACATGCCCGAGGAGATCTGGAGGAAGGCTG AGGAGGCGGTGAACGAGGTGAAGAGGCAGGCGATGTCCGAGCTGCAGAAAGCTGTGTCGGACGCAGAGCGGAAGGCCCATGAGCTCATCAGCACAGAGCGCGCCAAGATGGAGCGGGCCCTGGCTGAGGCCCGGCGGCAGGCCTCAGAGGACGCCTTGACTGTCGTCAACCAGCAGGAGGACTCCAGCGAG AGCTGCTGGAACTGTGGCCGCAAGGCAAGCGAGACGTGCAGTGGCTGCAACGCGGCGCGCTACTGCGGCTCCTTCTGTCAGCACAAGGACTGGGAGAAGCACCACCACGTGTGCGGCCAGAGCCTGCAGGGCCCCGCAGCCGTGGTGGCCGACCCCGTGCCCGGACCGCCCGATGCCACCGCCAGCCTGGGCTCCTGCCTGCCCACGGGCGCCACCAGCCCCAGCGAGGCCGGCTCTGCAGGGCCCTCTCGCCCTGGCTCCCCCGGCCCGCCTGGCCCACTGGACCCTGCGCCCCGCTGA